From one Butyricimonas faecihominis genomic stretch:
- a CDS encoding Ig-like domain-containing protein, producing MNKFFWNGFCFVAIIVALIIYACANRGYPQGGEKDVTPPQVIKEVPESFSTNFKGKQIDIYFNEYVQLKDINKKFVMSPPMKKKARVSLRGKYVRVTFQDSLKPNTTYTLDFADAIVDNNEGNPLGFYRYVFSTGPQLDSMELGGQVIDMQTQLPVLGATVMFYQNTADSVALTDLPSYVAKTDSAGMFRVTNIKDDTYRVMAIDDARGNYLFVPSETKVGFIDSLIQTISFPTTVYDTIHPDTTVVEGRRTKKGMEFKVVSKDTIVRRDFTMFGPTNLFIPMFDEEKTQLYLVDEARKERERLDFTFSIPADNQLNVRLLGVHLLDKIDQDDWYIEERSAGRDTIQLWIKDSLVYKIDSLVAEASYLRTDSLGKRVLLADTIKFYYKDKPEPKGKRKKEQDSIPAIKFMEISAGVGSTVDLNKNITLEFDRPIVEEGLKNIQLLEMVDSVLTPVDFNLKHDSLKIRRYYVEKEWKPETEYQLLIDSMGIYSIYGLYNNKLVKDFKTKAIEDYGNIIVNVKEATTPIILQLYQGDKEIKVLEERTIKGDGKVIFDYLGEGTYMIRAILDRNGNGKWDTGNYLKHLQPEEIKYLPTEIKLKKNFDVEQDFDMSKTYKREDPSKKKNTEGDKKRNRTNR from the coding sequence ATGAATAAATTTTTTTGGAACGGATTCTGTTTTGTCGCTATTATCGTGGCGTTGATTATATATGCCTGTGCAAACAGGGGTTACCCGCAGGGAGGAGAGAAGGACGTGACTCCCCCTCAGGTTATCAAGGAGGTTCCGGAATCTTTTTCAACGAATTTCAAGGGAAAACAGATTGATATTTATTTCAACGAATATGTTCAATTAAAGGATATTAACAAGAAATTCGTGATGTCTCCCCCGATGAAGAAGAAAGCCCGGGTGAGCTTGCGGGGAAAATACGTGCGGGTGACGTTTCAGGATTCTTTGAAACCGAATACGACTTACACGCTGGACTTTGCCGACGCAATCGTGGATAATAACGAGGGAAACCCGCTCGGTTTCTATCGGTACGTGTTTTCCACGGGGCCGCAACTGGATTCGATGGAACTCGGGGGACAGGTTATTGATATGCAAACGCAGTTGCCCGTGCTGGGTGCTACCGTGATGTTCTACCAGAATACCGCGGATTCCGTGGCGTTGACCGATTTGCCGAGTTACGTGGCTAAAACGGATAGTGCCGGAATGTTTCGGGTGACTAATATTAAGGATGATACCTATCGGGTAATGGCAATCGATGATGCGAGAGGAAATTATTTGTTTGTGCCTTCAGAGACAAAAGTGGGTTTCATTGATTCTTTGATTCAGACTATATCGTTCCCCACGACAGTTTATGATACGATTCACCCGGACACGACGGTTGTCGAGGGACGGAGAACGAAGAAGGGAATGGAGTTCAAAGTGGTGTCAAAAGACACGATTGTCCGGCGTGATTTCACCATGTTCGGACCTACAAACTTGTTTATCCCGATGTTTGACGAGGAAAAGACTCAATTGTATCTGGTTGATGAGGCTCGTAAGGAGCGGGAACGATTGGATTTTACTTTCAGTATACCTGCTGATAACCAGTTGAACGTACGATTGTTAGGGGTACATCTGTTAGATAAGATTGATCAGGATGATTGGTATATCGAGGAACGTTCTGCCGGGAGGGATACGATTCAGTTGTGGATAAAGGACTCTTTGGTGTACAAGATCGATTCGCTCGTGGCAGAGGCCAGTTATTTGCGGACGGATTCGCTTGGTAAACGAGTGTTGCTTGCGGATACGATTAAATTCTATTACAAGGACAAACCGGAGCCCAAGGGTAAGCGTAAGAAGGAACAGGATTCCATTCCGGCAATTAAGTTTATGGAGATTAGCGCGGGGGTTGGTAGTACGGTGGATTTGAATAAGAATATCACACTGGAATTTGATCGTCCGATCGTGGAGGAGGGGTTGAAGAATATCCAATTGTTGGAAATGGTGGATTCCGTTTTGACCCCGGTTGACTTTAACTTGAAACATGATAGTCTGAAAATTCGTAGGTATTACGTGGAGAAAGAATGGAAGCCGGAAACGGAATATCAGCTGTTGATCGATTCGATGGGAATATATAGTATTTACGGGTTGTATAACAACAAGCTCGTGAAGGATTTTAAAACGAAAGCGATCGAGGATTACGGGAATATTATCGTGAACGTGAAGGAGGCTACAACCCCGATTATCTTGCAACTTTATCAGGGCGATAAGGAGATCAAGGTGCTGGAAGAACGGACGATCAAGGGAGATGGGAAGGTCATCTTTGATTACTTGGGAGAGGGAACTTATATGATCCGGGCTATTCTCGACCGGAACGGAAACGGGAAATGGGACACGGGTAATTACTTGAAACATTTGCAGCCGGAAGAGATAAAATATTTGCCCACGGAGATAAAATTGAAAAAGAATTTCGATGTCGAGCAAGACTTTGACATGAGTAAAACGTATAAGAGAGAAGATCCGAGTAAAAAGAAGAATACAGAAGGAGATAAAAAAAGAAATAGAACTAATCGATGA
- a CDS encoding ComF family protein — protein MTRFVSSIFSRFFRLLYPRTCVVCGDVLVDGELFLCSACLSGLPLNEGVDEEADRVLTDDLGIEHLYWLFRYDRASDFHKLVYAIKYRSNRELGVWTGKMLGERMKDVRGIDCIIPVPLHPEREKKRGFNQAFLIGTGIASVLGGRIEPEVLRRVVNTPSQTGLERGQRADNVAKAFELGNTTRVEGCHVLLVDDVVTSGATIRACMMELSKIKGVRVSVACLGKSGSI, from the coding sequence ATGACACGGTTTGTTTCTTCTATTTTTTCCCGCTTTTTCAGATTGTTATATCCCCGCACGTGTGTGGTGTGTGGCGATGTTCTGGTTGATGGTGAGCTTTTTTTGTGTTCAGCTTGTTTAAGCGGTTTGCCTTTGAACGAGGGAGTTGATGAGGAGGCGGACAGGGTGCTTACGGATGATTTGGGAATCGAGCATTTATACTGGTTGTTCCGTTATGACCGGGCAAGTGATTTTCATAAATTAGTGTACGCCATCAAGTATCGTTCCAACCGGGAATTGGGCGTGTGGACCGGGAAAATGTTGGGAGAGCGGATGAAAGATGTTCGTGGGATTGATTGTATTATTCCCGTGCCGCTACATCCCGAAAGGGAGAAGAAACGGGGTTTTAATCAGGCTTTTCTGATTGGCACGGGGATTGCAAGTGTTTTAGGAGGACGGATCGAGCCGGAAGTGTTGAGGCGAGTGGTAAACACCCCTTCACAAACAGGTTTGGAACGGGGACAACGGGCTGATAACGTGGCCAAGGCTTTCGAGCTGGGAAATACTACTCGGGTGGAGGGATGCCACGTGTTGCTGGTAGATGATGTCGTGACAAGTGGAGCCACGATCCGGGCGTGTATGATGGAATTGAGTAAAATCAAGGGAGTACGGGTAAGTGTTGCTTGTTTGGGGAAGTCCGGCAGCATCTAA
- a CDS encoding energy transducer TonB, giving the protein MSVKNDIYAIRDSLLDWLKEHRHGVMGTVIFHLVLAIFLVCVGISRLDSQQRMEIEIDMPEPEIVQQKQEEQKKKEQILQQSADEEVNEMLRSLAVNEDAVKKNAETQPHERVEEYIEQIQEEIDSDYGGRYRANKNKHYKEDSIRVQRDKKERMLDSLQSTVYVGKSSVSYNIKGRYKTYLPIPVYKCEFGGKIVVAVVVNRQGRVIKAEVVDAESNKDDSLREVAVDAALKSEFNVDEKAPERQTGTITYNFVKQ; this is encoded by the coding sequence ATGAGCGTGAAAAATGATATATATGCTATTAGAGATTCTCTATTGGATTGGTTGAAGGAACACCGACATGGTGTGATGGGTACGGTAATTTTTCATCTCGTGCTTGCTATCTTTTTGGTTTGTGTCGGAATTTCACGTTTGGATTCGCAACAGAGGATGGAAATCGAGATTGATATGCCGGAACCGGAAATCGTTCAGCAAAAGCAAGAGGAGCAAAAAAAGAAGGAGCAAATTCTCCAACAAAGCGCTGACGAGGAGGTGAACGAGATGTTGCGTTCGTTGGCGGTGAACGAGGATGCCGTGAAGAAAAATGCTGAAACCCAGCCTCACGAACGAGTAGAAGAGTATATTGAACAGATTCAGGAGGAGATTGATAGTGATTATGGGGGACGTTACCGGGCGAATAAAAACAAGCATTACAAGGAGGATAGTATTCGTGTCCAGCGGGATAAGAAGGAACGGATGTTGGATTCACTCCAATCCACGGTTTACGTGGGGAAGAGCAGCGTGTCATATAATATAAAAGGGCGTTACAAGACTTATCTGCCGATTCCTGTTTATAAATGCGAATTCGGTGGAAAAATCGTGGTAGCGGTAGTCGTGAACCGGCAAGGACGGGTCATTAAGGCTGAGGTGGTGGATGCGGAGTCGAATAAAGATGATTCTTTGCGGGAGGTGGCAGTAGATGCAGCCTTGAAGTCGGAATTTAACGTTGACGAGAAGGCCCCGGAACGACAGACGGGAACGATCACGTATAATTTTGTCAAACAATGA
- a CDS encoding ABC transporter permease, with protein MNLEWYIARRLLKGDGTKSVSVPIVKIAIVGIALGLCVMLLSLFIITGFKYEITEKLSGFTAHLSVVPFVPGSTNEGGVVRESESLVKSLKEVEGVKNVYGYIEKPAIFKSKEEIHGVVLKGVDVGYDVVFFRENLKEGKMPDFETERASNEILISASVADMLEIGVGGKVTAHFVQDPPRARVFTVAGIYDTGFKEYDDVMVLVDERHLAKLNDWGPGEVSGIAIELEDVERLNEVVEEVENVVYDASGNYEVQTLADVAPQIFDWLALLNMNVWVILILIVTVAGFNMVSGLLILILDKTTLIGILKALGYKNVSLRKLFLYISAGLIIKGMLWGNVLAFVLAGIQAIFRVIHLDPVTYYMDTVPINFSLGYVILLNVGVIVITVLMLIVPTMLISKISPVKAIKFE; from the coding sequence ATGAATCTGGAATGGTACATTGCGCGTAGGTTGTTGAAAGGGGACGGCACGAAATCCGTGTCGGTGCCGATCGTGAAGATTGCGATTGTTGGGATCGCCTTGGGGTTGTGCGTGATGTTATTGTCGTTGTTTATTATCACGGGGTTTAAGTACGAGATCACCGAAAAATTGTCGGGTTTCACGGCTCATTTGAGCGTGGTGCCTTTTGTCCCCGGTTCGACGAATGAGGGGGGAGTGGTCCGTGAATCGGAGAGTCTGGTGAAAAGCTTGAAAGAGGTGGAAGGAGTGAAGAACGTGTACGGGTATATCGAAAAGCCCGCGATATTTAAGAGTAAAGAGGAGATTCACGGGGTGGTGTTAAAAGGAGTAGATGTGGGGTATGATGTTGTTTTTTTCAGGGAGAATCTGAAGGAGGGGAAAATGCCTGATTTTGAAACGGAACGGGCGTCAAATGAAATATTAATTTCTGCATCCGTGGCGGATATGCTGGAAATCGGTGTCGGGGGAAAAGTCACGGCCCATTTCGTGCAGGACCCGCCGAGAGCGAGAGTGTTTACCGTTGCCGGAATTTACGACACGGGTTTCAAGGAGTATGATGACGTGATGGTGTTGGTTGATGAACGACATCTGGCGAAATTGAATGACTGGGGGCCGGGGGAGGTTTCCGGGATTGCTATCGAACTGGAGGATGTGGAGCGATTAAACGAGGTGGTAGAGGAGGTGGAAAATGTCGTGTATGATGCGAGTGGAAATTACGAGGTACAGACGCTTGCCGACGTGGCTCCGCAAATTTTTGACTGGTTGGCGTTGTTGAACATGAACGTGTGGGTGATCCTGATTTTGATTGTCACGGTGGCCGGTTTTAATATGGTGTCGGGGTTATTGATTTTGATTCTGGATAAGACTACTTTGATCGGGATATTGAAAGCGTTAGGCTACAAAAATGTTTCTTTGAGAAAATTGTTCCTGTACATATCGGCGGGATTGATTATTAAAGGAATGTTATGGGGAAATGTGCTGGCTTTTGTTTTGGCAGGAATTCAGGCGATATTCCGTGTGATTCATCTAGATCCTGTGACGTATTATATGGACACGGTTCCAATTAATTTTAGTCTCGGATACGTGATATTATTGAATGTAGGAGTGATCGTGATAACCGTTTTAATGTTGATTGTCCCGACGATGCTGATTTCCAAGATTAGTCCGGTGAAGGCGATTAAATTCGAGTAA
- a CDS encoding DUF4435 domain-containing protein, with the protein MTPEEYQFRQLEAKRYKASLSLSGRRAVIYMEDKNDKEFWSSVLKHYKPEATFYFVYGSRTSGSGCQQCFKYKDFLDEKFLIAVDSDFRYLMQEKEISAMHYVLQTYTYSFENHYCYKDNLQGALRRSCEDDSVDLIFSFPRFVEEFSEIIYPLFVYLLHCIRVNNKNFTREEFRDVLSGMIKVDGSIAENGKKILDVLRERVEIQLEQIKSKEKTFSSETEAYLHEVLGLNKKTTYLYLRGHDMFRILVSQGREVVKSHIRYEKQKAGEEQYRVVLAKHHSFEKELLSNLIYSYPEIEKIGKDIQDVLG; encoded by the coding sequence ATGACCCCGGAGGAGTACCAATTTCGGCAATTGGAAGCTAAGCGATATAAAGCTTCTTTATCTTTGTCTGGCCGTAGGGCAGTTATTTACATGGAAGATAAGAATGATAAAGAGTTTTGGAGTTCCGTGTTAAAGCATTACAAGCCAGAAGCCACATTCTACTTCGTGTACGGTTCTAGAACATCGGGAAGCGGGTGCCAACAGTGTTTTAAATATAAAGATTTTTTGGACGAGAAATTCCTTATAGCCGTGGATAGCGATTTTCGCTATTTGATGCAAGAAAAAGAGATTTCTGCCATGCATTACGTGTTGCAAACGTACACGTATTCTTTTGAAAATCATTATTGTTATAAAGATAATCTGCAAGGTGCTTTACGTCGTTCTTGTGAGGATGATTCTGTGGATTTAATATTTTCATTTCCTCGTTTTGTCGAAGAATTTTCGGAGATCATTTATCCTTTATTCGTGTATTTGTTGCATTGTATTCGTGTAAATAACAAGAATTTTACTCGCGAGGAATTTCGTGACGTGTTGAGCGGTATGATAAAAGTAGATGGGTCTATTGCGGAAAATGGGAAAAAGATATTGGATGTTCTTCGTGAAAGAGTGGAGATTCAATTAGAACAAATCAAATCAAAAGAGAAAACTTTTTCGTCGGAAACAGAGGCGTATTTGCACGAAGTGCTTGGTTTAAATAAGAAAACTACTTATCTGTATTTGCGGGGGCATGATATGTTTCGTATTTTGGTGTCACAAGGGCGTGAGGTTGTAAAATCACATATTCGTTACGAAAAGCAAAAAGCGGGGGAAGAACAATATAGGGTTGTTCTTGCGAAACATCATTCATTTGAAAAGGAATTACTTTCTAATTTAATTTATTCTTATCCGGAGATAGAAAAAATCGGTAAAGACATCCAAGATGTTTTGGGATAA
- a CDS encoding AAA family ATPase, producing MAIKQINIEGIWGGKGDIHWDNIHPDVNILVGSNGSGKSTLLNILRFLLLGNTKELKELVKNVTVCVGEGMIRYEVSEKSVLWETKNSFDVYYVNTFDIPSAKKSAQSQLTQQLDMLLYQRQKDVYSFTDYRLETTTRPRENVSQEHIHDFLNIINRFFASTGKTIHINERNEIVFDKTGVILTIEQLSSGEKQVLILLFTVFLMKQQTAVLLLDEPEISLHMDWQDKLIETLFEINPNCQVFLTTHSPNIFADGWGDKLVFMGNILTER from the coding sequence ATGGCAATAAAGCAGATAAATATAGAGGGAATTTGGGGTGGAAAGGGTGATATACATTGGGATAATATACATCCGGATGTAAATATTCTTGTCGGGAGTAATGGATCAGGGAAGAGTACTTTATTGAATATTCTGCGATTTTTGTTGTTGGGAAACACAAAAGAATTGAAAGAACTTGTTAAAAACGTGACTGTTTGCGTGGGTGAAGGTATGATCCGTTACGAGGTTTCTGAAAAGAGTGTGTTGTGGGAAACGAAAAATAGTTTCGACGTATATTACGTGAATACTTTTGATATTCCATCGGCAAAAAAAAGTGCCCAATCTCAATTGACACAACAACTGGACATGCTGTTGTACCAACGTCAGAAAGATGTTTATTCTTTTACGGATTATCGTTTGGAGACAACGACCCGGCCAAGAGAAAACGTGAGTCAAGAGCATATACATGATTTCTTGAATATTATAAATCGTTTTTTTGCCTCCACTGGTAAAACAATTCATATTAATGAACGAAACGAGATTGTTTTTGATAAAACAGGAGTGATATTAACTATTGAGCAGCTTTCTTCAGGAGAGAAACAGGTATTGATTCTTTTATTTACCGTTTTCTTGATGAAGCAACAAACAGCCGTGTTATTGCTTGATGAACCGGAGATTTCTTTGCACATGGACTGGCAGGATAAGTTGATTGAAACGTTGTTTGAAATTAATCCGAATTGTCAGGTGTTTTTAACTACTCATTCCCCGAATATTTTCGCAGACGGTTGGGGGGATAAGCTGGTGTTTATGGGTAATATATTGACAGAGAGATGA
- a CDS encoding WxcM-like domain-containing protein, with protein sequence MSKVQVIEGEIFTDYRGLISSLNDFDFEGVERFYFIHHPDADVVRGWHAHQFEKKWFYCVKGAFTIGLVKIDNWEHPSENLKAEIFRLSEAKSEIICVPEGYGNCIKAEEPGAVLLVFSGKRYEEALADSWRYDKDLWVDWERGEARRKNS encoded by the coding sequence ATGAGTAAGGTACAAGTTATTGAAGGGGAGATTTTCACCGATTATCGTGGATTGATATCTTCTTTGAATGATTTTGATTTCGAGGGGGTGGAGAGGTTTTATTTTATTCATCACCCGGATGCAGATGTGGTGAGAGGATGGCATGCTCATCAATTCGAGAAAAAATGGTTTTATTGCGTGAAGGGGGCATTCACGATCGGGTTGGTGAAAATTGATAATTGGGAACACCCGAGTGAGAATTTGAAAGCAGAAATATTTCGTTTGTCAGAGGCGAAAAGTGAGATTATCTGCGTGCCGGAGGGATACGGGAATTGTATTAAGGCGGAGGAGCCGGGGGCGGTATTGTTGGTGTTTTCGGGGAAAAGGTACGAGGAGGCGTTGGCGGATAGTTGGAGGTATGATAAGGATTTGTGGGTGGATTGGGAGAGGGGGGAAGCTAGAAGGAAGAATTCGTGA
- a CDS encoding WecB/TagA/CpsF family glycosyltransferase, which translates to MLDRRILLNGVKVHPFISGEELLAYAEKEKGILIAINAEKILHATEQTREIINRNIGYCDGMGAVMAMKKKGYKDVVKIPGCELWLKIIASLYQSNKSFYLVGGKQEVIEGTVNKLKNEFEGIQIVNYRNGYIQTEEEREALIEDVVKKKPDVVFVAMGSPKQELLMEEMLERHVAIYQGLGGSFDVYTGNVKRAPKWWVDHGLEWAYRLVKQPSRIKRQVYLVKFLLLVKLGRI; encoded by the coding sequence ATGTTAGATAGGAGGATTTTATTAAATGGGGTAAAAGTTCATCCTTTTATTTCGGGAGAAGAATTGTTGGCTTATGCGGAAAAGGAAAAAGGAATTCTTATTGCTATAAATGCAGAAAAAATTCTTCATGCGACAGAACAGACTAGGGAGATTATAAATCGGAATATCGGGTATTGTGATGGGATGGGGGCAGTCATGGCAATGAAGAAAAAGGGCTACAAGGATGTTGTGAAAATTCCAGGATGTGAGTTATGGTTGAAAATTATAGCTTCTTTATATCAAAGTAATAAGTCATTTTATTTAGTAGGAGGGAAACAAGAAGTGATTGAGGGAACCGTGAATAAATTGAAGAATGAGTTTGAGGGAATACAGATTGTTAATTATCGAAATGGCTATATTCAGACAGAAGAGGAGAGGGAAGCTTTGATTGAAGATGTGGTAAAGAAAAAACCTGATGTTGTATTTGTAGCAATGGGATCTCCGAAGCAGGAGCTATTGATGGAAGAAATGTTGGAGCGGCATGTTGCGATTTATCAAGGATTGGGTGGAAGTTTTGATGTTTATACTGGGAATGTAAAAAGAGCTCCGAAGTGGTGGGTGGATCATGGTTTAGAATGGGCTTATAGGCTTGTAAAACAGCCTTCAAGAATTAAACGACAAGTGTATCTGGTAAAATTCTTATTACTTGTAAAATTGGGTAGAATATGA
- a CDS encoding acyltransferase — MIVKIRNFIRWIVIIVRHFIYRTLFKMDINKSARLSFGAKLDKTYPIGLHIGAESYVASGAIIFTHDFTRNIHSHTYIGEKCFIGANSIIMPGIIIGDQVIVGSGAVVTKDVPSNCMVVGNPARVIKENIRTKRFGQLIS; from the coding sequence ATGATTGTTAAAATTAGAAATTTTATTCGTTGGATTGTCATTATTGTTAGGCATTTTATTTATCGCACATTGTTTAAAATGGATATAAATAAAAGTGCTAGATTATCTTTTGGAGCGAAGTTAGATAAGACATATCCTATAGGGCTTCATATTGGAGCGGAAAGTTATGTTGCAAGTGGTGCTATTATTTTTACACATGATTTTACACGGAATATTCATAGCCATACCTATATAGGTGAAAAGTGTTTTATTGGTGCTAACAGTATTATTATGCCAGGAATTATAATTGGAGATCAGGTTATTGTAGGTAGCGGTGCTGTTGTAACAAAAGACGTTCCTTCAAATTGTATGGTTGTGGGTAATCCAGCTAGAGTTATAAAAGAAAATATCCGAACTAAAAGATTCGGTCAATTAATAAGTTGA